The following DNA comes from Amycolatopsis solani.
TTGCGCGAGATCGCCGGGCGCCTGCACGCGGTGGCGCGGCCCCCGGCCTGACCGGCGGATTCCGGCCGTCGCGCTCGGCGCGAGCGGGAATTGTCGGTGGTGCCGGGTAGCGTCCGGGGACGTGGGGCGAAATGCTGAACTGCCGGGCGGGATGGCCCGGTTCCGCGTCCGGTCCGGCGAGCCGGTGCCGGACGACACCGGCTGCGGGATGCTGCACGTCGACATGGACGCGTTCTTCGTGTCGGTCGAGCTGCGCACCCGCCCCGAGCTGGCGGACAAACCGGTGGTCGTGTCCGGCGGCGGCCCCCGCGCGGTCGTGGCGGCGGCGAACTACCCGGCGCGCAAGTTCGGCGTCCGGTCGGCGATGCCGTTCTCGACCGCCAAGCGGCTCTGCCCGCACCTGATCAACATCCCGCCGACCTCGGGTCTCTACGGCGAGGTCTCGCGGGGTGTCATGGCGATCTTCCGCGAGCTGACGCCGCTGGTCGAGCCGCTGAGCCTGGACGAGGCGTTCCTGGACGTCAGCGGGGCGCTGCGCCGCCTGGGCGCGACGCCGGCTTCGCTGGGCGCGCAGATCCGCGCGCGGGTCGAGGCCGAGCACGGGATCACCTGCTCGGTCGGTGTGGCGAAGGTCAAGTTCGTGGCGAAGCTGGCGTCGGGCATGGCGAAGCCGGACGGCATGGTCGTCGTCCCCGCGGCGGAGACACTGGCGTTCCTGCACCCGCTGCCGGTCTCGGCGCTGTGGGGCGTGGGCGCCCGCACCGAAGAACACTTGAAGCGGCTGGGCCTGGACACGATCGCGGAC
Coding sequences within:
- a CDS encoding DNA polymerase IV, with the protein product MARFRVRSGEPVPDDTGCGMLHVDMDAFFVSVELRTRPELADKPVVVSGGGPRAVVAAANYPARKFGVRSAMPFSTAKRLCPHLINIPPTSGLYGEVSRGVMAIFRELTPLVEPLSLDEAFLDVSGALRRLGATPASLGAQIRARVEAEHGITCSVGVAKVKFVAKLASGMAKPDGMVVVPAAETLAFLHPLPVSALWGVGARTEEHLKRLGLDTIADVAAFPPERLKKSLGTAIGEHLYRLAHGVDERAVVVDSPEKSIGAEHTFDVDRHDRASLGLELLRLSERVGATLRERGVRGRTVSIKVRFADFRTITRARTLISATDVAREIHAVAVALLTEHAPTGAVRLIGVRVEGLDTGEVGEQLLFDSREPRWRDAEVAADVARSKFGSAAVRPASLLGPRER